One Alnus glutinosa chromosome 3, dhAlnGlut1.1, whole genome shotgun sequence genomic region harbors:
- the LOC133862294 gene encoding uncharacterized acetyltransferase At3g50280-like, translating to MTNVRFVSTSTVRPASTSESTPRIELTPWDLQFLVADHIQKGILFLKPTPSQEEKLKPTLIDHLKTSLSRTLDIFYPLAGRLVMVENDDETASFFVDCKNIGAQFVHAVADGVAVSDILQPLYVPDVVNSFFLMNRVSNYEGVSKPLLAVQVTELVDGIFIGCTLNHSVADGTSFWRFFNTWSGISRGSDPTSLGLGSPIIQSSFLDGIIDLPIRFPFQRKEIQERSIAPPLKERVFHFSKEKIQQLKAKANAEMSTDKISSLQAVLAYLWRSVVRSRRLNADEEVCYCVLMGMRQRLQPPLPEEYLGNSILVGNVTATAGDLLEHGLGWVALQINKTIASQRAEVMKYVEDWIKTPKFVTSSAMLISNKLGTGSSPRFNVYGNDFGWGRPLAVRSGVGNKFDGKLTVFPGPEEGSMDFEACLSPETLLAMADDVEFNEALVS from the coding sequence ATGACAAACGTTCGCTTCGTATCCACGAGTACCGTCCGGCCAGCGAGTACCAGCGAGTCAACCCCAAGGATTGAGCTAACTCCATGGGATCTTCAATTTCTCGTAGCTGATCACATCCAAAAGGGCATCCTCTTCCTCAAACCCACACCCTcacaagaagaaaaactaaaacccaCTCTCATTGATCACCTAAAGACCTCTCTGTCCCGCACATTGGACATTTTCTATCCACTCGCCGGCCGCCTTGTCATGGTTGAAAACGACGATGAGACCGCCTCGTTCTTTGTTGACTGCAAAAACATTGGAGCCCAGTTTGTCCATGCAGTGGCAGATGGCGTCGCCGTGTCCGATATCCTTCAGCCCCTCTACGTTCCAGATGTTGTCAACTCCTTCTTTTTGATGAATAGGGTGTCGAACTACGAAGGTGTTTCCAAGCCATTGCTAGCAGTGCAAGTGACTGAGCTCGTTGACGGTATCTTCATCGGTTGCACTTTAAATCACAGCGTTGCGGATGGCACCTCCTTCTGGCGTTTCTTCAATACTTGGTCTGGGATCTCTAGGGGTTCTGATCCCACATCACTTGGTCTGGGTTCTCCAATCATCCAATCGAGTTTTCTTGATGGTATTATCGATCTCCCCATTCGATTTCCTTTCCAGCGCAAAGAAATTCAGGAGAGATCCATTGCTCCCCCTCTGAAAGAAAGAGTTTTTCATTTTTCGAAGGAGAAAATCCAACAACTTAAAGCAAAAGCAAATGCTGAAATGAGCACCGACAAGATATCGTCCCTTCAAGCGGTTCTGGCTTATCTTTGGCGTTCTGTGGTTCGCAGCCGCCGTCTCAATGCTGATGAAGAGGTTTGTTACTGCGTACTTATGGGAATGAGGCAAAGATTACAACCACCATTGCCGGAAGAGTATCTAGGAAACTCGATTCTAGTTGGGAACGTAACGGCCACTGCAGGCGATCTTCTTGAACACGGACTAGGCTGGGTGGCTTTGCAGATAAACAAGACGATTGCTTCTCAAAGAGCAGAAGTAATGAAGTATGTGGAGGATTGGATAAAAACCCCCAAGTTTGTAACATCCAGTGCCATGCTAATTAGTAATAAATTGGGCACAGGAAGCTCGCCGCGGTTCAATGTGTACGGTAATGACTTCGGTTGGGGAAGACCCCTTGCGGTCCGGAGTGGTGTTGGGAACAAGTTTGACGGGAAGTTAACAGTGTTTCCTGGGCCAGAAGAAGGAAGTATGGATTTTGAAGCTTGCCTCTCGCCTGAGACGTTGCTGGCTATGGCGGACGATGTAGAGTTCAACGAGGCATTGGTCTCATAA